In the genome of Penaeus vannamei isolate JL-2024 chromosome 26, ASM4276789v1, whole genome shotgun sequence, one region contains:
- the LOC113805454 gene encoding armadillo repeat-containing protein 6, which produces MAKVVSQETFDSVVLENVVEFDMDIEDAINDAIKEFESQGVHLGTIVKNMHLSEDKKSIVHDILVALEKIKCAADGSPTESDIVEPLATFSTECKVSVAHRVLANNNNAYEILIKLIKKIQGDSALLAPSVKAMGALMEQNSDILTAEGSQLLLDLLKDWTSRNEESRVPEYLARWSTECCLKHEQNRQNMVTAGALGILVAFLQGQKSNSKAIRTTSRAIRAFTLDDDMRQEYGKAHEHARLLVEEHGLIPVCLEMIKNCLNESDTASELLSTVSKLCVRAEYCQEAVDHGALVVINDVLVSFPDHAALNKQAITFLKTLVGNDKVKAEAMKTGSPQLIIAALAKHQSVPGVCEAACGAISFLALRVPAHAKQLMQLGAGQAVVQAMKVHSKQKQLQKLGCMAIRNLVSRVPENQQMFIEYNVEDVIHAALENHGEAVKDVAQAALRDLDLKVNLVEQWRGTGHEISR; this is translated from the exons ATGGCAAAGGTTGTATCTCAAGAAACCTTTGATAGTGTTGTTCTAGAAAATGTTGTTGAATTTGACATGGATATTGAGGATGCTATAAATGATGCTATAAAGGAGTTTGAATCTCAG GGTGTCCATCTTGGTACCATTGTAAAGAATATGCACCTGAGTGAGGACAAGAAGAGCATTGTTCATGACATTCTTGTTGCATTAGAAAAGATCAAGTGTGCTGCAGATGGCTCTCCTACTGAAAGTGATATTGTGGAGCCCCTAGCAACTTTTAGTACTGAGTGCAAGGTGTCTGTTGCCCATCGCGTCTtggccaataataacaatgcttatgAAATTCTTATCAAGTTGATAAAGAAAATCCag GGTGACTCTGCTCTCCTAGCCCCATCTGTAAAAGCGATGGGTGCTCTAATGGAACAAAACTCCGATATACTAACTGCTGAGGGAAGTCAATTATTACTGGATCTACTTAAGGACTGGACAAGTCGAAATGAAGAGTCACGAGTACCAGAATATTTG GCTCGTTGGTCAACTGAATGCTGCTTAAAGCATGAACAGAATCGCCAGAATATGGTAACAGCAGGTGCTCTGGGCATTCTGGTAGCTTTCTTGCAGGGACAGAAATCAAACTCCAAAGCTATCAGAACAACCAGCAGAGCCATTCGAGCTTTTACACTTGATGACGATATGAGACAAGAGTACGGCAAGGCTCACGAACATGCGAGGCTCTTAGTAGAAGAGCATGGACTCATTCCTGTTTGTTTAGAGATGATCAAAA ATTGCCTGAATGAGAGTGACACTGCAAGTGAGCTGCTCTCTACCGTCAGTAAGCTGTGTGTCAGAGCTGAATACTGTCAGGAAGCTGTTGATCATGGTGCTCTTGTTGTCATCAATGATGTTCTAGTTTCATTCCCAGATCATGCA gCTCTTAATAAGCAAGCAATCACATTCCTTAAGACTCTTGTAGGGAATGACAAAGTGAAGGCAGAGGCAATGAAGACGGGTTCTCCTCAGTTAATTATTGCGGCACTTGCCAAACACCAG TCGGTACCTGGAGTGTGCGAGGCTGCATGTGGTGCAATATCTTTCCTAGCGTTAAGAGTTCCAGCTCATGCAAAGCAGCTCATGCAACTAGGGGCAGGTCAGGCCGTTGTCCAGGCTATGAAAGTACACTCCAAGCAAAAACAACTCCAG AAACTGGGCTGCATGGCAATCAGGAACCTCGTCTCGCGTGTGCCTGAAAACCAGCAAATGTTTATCGAGTATAATGTTGAGGATGTGATTCATGCTGCTCTTGAGAACCATGGAGAAGCTGTGAAGGATGTAGCTCAAGCTGCCCTTAGAGACTTGGATCTGAAGGTCAATCTGGTGGAGCAATGGAGAGGAACTGGCCATGAAATCAGTCGCTGA